A single genomic interval of Planctomycetia bacterium harbors:
- a CDS encoding DUF1501 domain-containing protein: MVMPSENSAELRSLSGSLLSRRDLLQRTGTGLGMLGLAGILGDEGMLSAARAATKSESGASYGNPMAPKIAHFPGKAKHVIHLFANGGPSHVDTFDNKPLLAKYAGKEVPNNLRTERKTGAAFPSPFKFKKYGQSGIEVSELFAKTAAHIDDMCIVRSMYADVPNHEPSLMLMNTGTFPLTRPSLGSWLAYGLGTENQNLPGFIVMCPGGYPIKGAENWRSAFLPGVYQGTYIDSKHTEIDKLIENIRNTEVLPEQQNRQLALLDELNRAHLAAHGPDAAMESRIHSFQLAARMQVEASDAFDISREPQHILDAYGAGTQARQILIARRLVERGVRYVQLWHGAGQPWDNHDDIEKGHRKLAGEIDQAIAALLCDLKQRGLLDETLVIFGGEFGRTPTVELPQAGSNAGKINGRDHNHYGFTVWMAGGGVKGGHVHGATDEFGFQAVENRLHVHDLHATMLHALGFDNTKLTYRYAGRDFRLTDVHGRVVHELLA; encoded by the coding sequence ATGGTTATGCCTTCCGAGAATTCCGCCGAGCTCCGATCCTTATCGGGCTCCCTCCTTTCGCGCCGCGATCTTTTGCAGCGCACCGGAACCGGTCTCGGCATGCTCGGCTTGGCTGGTATTCTCGGTGACGAAGGAATGCTCTCGGCGGCTCGTGCCGCTACGAAATCGGAATCCGGCGCGAGTTACGGGAACCCGATGGCGCCGAAAATCGCGCATTTTCCCGGCAAGGCGAAGCACGTTATTCATTTGTTCGCCAACGGCGGCCCGTCGCACGTCGATACGTTCGACAACAAGCCGTTGCTCGCGAAGTACGCTGGAAAGGAAGTTCCGAACAACTTGCGCACCGAGCGCAAGACGGGAGCAGCGTTTCCAAGTCCGTTCAAGTTCAAGAAGTACGGACAAAGCGGTATCGAAGTGAGCGAGCTCTTCGCGAAGACTGCGGCACACATCGACGACATGTGTATCGTCCGCTCGATGTATGCCGACGTTCCGAATCACGAGCCGTCGCTGATGTTGATGAACACCGGCACGTTTCCGCTGACGCGACCGAGCCTCGGTTCGTGGCTCGCGTACGGTCTCGGAACGGAAAATCAAAACTTGCCGGGCTTCATCGTGATGTGCCCGGGAGGTTATCCGATCAAGGGTGCCGAGAATTGGCGCTCGGCGTTTCTGCCGGGAGTGTATCAAGGAACCTATATCGACAGCAAACATACCGAGATCGATAAGCTGATTGAAAACATTCGGAACACGGAAGTGCTGCCGGAACAGCAAAATCGGCAGCTCGCGTTGCTCGACGAGCTGAACCGCGCGCACCTCGCCGCACATGGTCCCGATGCGGCGATGGAATCGCGGATTCATTCGTTTCAATTGGCGGCGCGGATGCAAGTGGAAGCGAGCGATGCTTTCGATATCTCGCGTGAGCCGCAACATATTCTCGATGCTTATGGTGCGGGCACCCAAGCTCGCCAGATCTTGATTGCGCGCCGGCTCGTCGAGCGGGGCGTGCGCTATGTGCAGCTTTGGCACGGTGCCGGGCAGCCGTGGGACAACCACGACGATATCGAAAAAGGGCATCGTAAGCTCGCGGGAGAAATCGACCAGGCCATCGCCGCGTTGCTCTGCGATCTCAAGCAACGGGGCCTGCTCGATGAAACGCTCGTGATCTTCGGTGGCGAGTTCGGACGGACGCCGACCGTCGAACTGCCGCAAGCCGGCTCCAACGCCGGTAAGATCAACGGCCGCGATCACAATCACTACGGCTTCACGGTGTGGATGGCCGGCGGCGGCGTCAAAGGGGGCCATGTTCACGGCGCTACCGATGAGTTCGGCTTTCAGGCTGTCGAGAACCGTCTGCATGTGCATGATCTGCATGCCACGATGCTCCACGCGCTCGGCTTCGACAACACGAAGCTCACGTATCGCTATGCCGGTCGCGACTTCCGCCTCACCGATGTTCATGGCCGAGTCGTTCACGAATTGCTCGCTTAA
- a CDS encoding c-type cytochrome, protein MSLAHTSLRACRRMAILLAFALQATIVFQPAALQAAEGPKSPVSPEESLRWFQLDDGLRIEIVACEPEVVDPVTVRFDGSGRMWVAEYRDYPNGPAAGAAPLSRIKLLEDKDNDGRYETAHVFAEGLPFCNGLQPWNGGVIATMAGRIAFLKDTDGDNRADVNETWFTGFAIENPQLRVNHPRFGLDNCIYVANGLRGGMAANPRDPKAAPVSLRGHDLKFDPRTGCYEAIAGNGQFGLTFDDYGNRFICSNRNPMMHVVLEDRYLVRNPALVVPVVVNDVAAAGEASHVYPLVQAWTTSILHAGQYSAACGVEVYRGDALPPAYYGNGFTCEPTGSLVHRELVSPAGATFAGKWAQEGREFLASRDPWFRGVYLDGGPDGALYVCDMYRAVIEHPAFMPDELKNRPDLRSGDDRGRIYRIVPKDFKRPEKPPTLDRASAAELVQALEHPNAWWRETAQRLLVERQDEAAVILLKTMIAEGKSAQARVHALWALQGQGALAKETIAVALADKHPRVREQAVLLAESFVAVDADIRSQVAANARHEDGRLRFQTALTLGAVGSPDEATLEALADIIERADDVAWTRLAVGTAAPKDAARLLAIVIGRTKPTDPAEAMKRRSLLRELAVAAGPQIDQTSGKVVRQALTPWETSEEGQELLLAVASGLAKRLAVVFDEAKVDALRKEAFSLVVNSKVEKEQRLDAFTILTAIAAHPSESPAASIADAEAVLKVVSSDPDGEIRAKGLAYLSSRPMPQISTMLIAMLPKQSPAMRGQIFDVLLSRSERVAALLDAMDQGKIKPKDLDQARASRLLKSTDPKIKARAEKLLASSMPADRMKALEDYRQVLALQADARRGKEIFRKTCATCHKIGDVGVDVGPSIADLRTKTLEQVLVDVIQPNKAIDNNFVSYTVVTDDGLQFVGIIAAETPGSVTLKLPDGKQQSVLKSAIDTMESNGVSLMPEGLERNLPHQDMADVISFVKNWRYLDGSVPDAPGSKPAK, encoded by the coding sequence ATGTCGCTTGCCCATACTTCGCTGCGCGCCTGTCGGCGCATGGCGATTCTCCTCGCCTTCGCTTTGCAGGCGACGATCGTATTCCAGCCCGCTGCGTTGCAAGCAGCCGAAGGGCCGAAAAGCCCCGTCTCGCCGGAAGAGTCGCTCCGTTGGTTTCAACTCGACGACGGACTTCGCATCGAAATCGTCGCGTGCGAGCCCGAGGTCGTCGACCCCGTGACGGTTCGCTTCGACGGCTCGGGCCGAATGTGGGTCGCCGAATATCGCGACTATCCGAACGGTCCTGCGGCGGGTGCCGCGCCGCTTTCGCGCATCAAGCTCTTGGAAGACAAAGACAACGACGGTCGCTACGAGACCGCGCATGTCTTCGCCGAAGGTTTGCCGTTCTGCAACGGCTTGCAACCTTGGAACGGCGGTGTCATCGCGACGATGGCCGGCCGGATCGCGTTCCTGAAAGATACCGATGGCGACAACCGCGCCGACGTGAACGAAACGTGGTTCACCGGCTTCGCGATCGAGAACCCGCAGCTTCGCGTGAATCATCCGCGCTTCGGCTTAGACAATTGCATCTATGTCGCCAACGGTTTGCGCGGCGGCATGGCTGCGAACCCGCGCGATCCGAAAGCCGCTCCGGTATCGTTGCGCGGCCACGATCTGAAGTTCGACCCGCGCACCGGCTGCTACGAAGCGATCGCCGGCAACGGACAGTTCGGGCTCACTTTCGACGACTACGGCAATCGGTTCATCTGCAGCAATCGCAACCCGATGATGCATGTCGTGCTGGAGGATCGCTATCTCGTGCGCAATCCGGCGCTAGTCGTTCCTGTGGTCGTGAACGATGTGGCGGCGGCCGGCGAGGCTTCGCATGTCTATCCGCTCGTACAAGCCTGGACGACGTCGATCTTGCATGCCGGCCAATACTCGGCGGCTTGCGGTGTCGAAGTATATCGCGGCGATGCGCTTCCCCCCGCCTATTACGGCAACGGCTTCACTTGCGAGCCGACCGGAAGCTTAGTTCATCGAGAACTCGTCTCTCCTGCCGGTGCGACGTTCGCCGGCAAGTGGGCGCAAGAAGGCCGCGAGTTTCTCGCTTCGCGCGATCCTTGGTTTCGCGGCGTCTATCTCGACGGCGGGCCCGACGGCGCGCTCTATGTTTGCGATATGTATCGCGCCGTAATCGAGCACCCGGCGTTCATGCCGGACGAGTTGAAGAACCGCCCCGACCTGCGCTCCGGCGACGATCGCGGACGAATTTATCGGATCGTGCCGAAGGATTTCAAGCGGCCGGAGAAGCCGCCGACGCTCGATCGTGCTTCGGCGGCGGAACTCGTGCAAGCGTTGGAGCATCCGAACGCGTGGTGGCGCGAGACGGCGCAGCGGTTGCTGGTGGAACGGCAAGACGAAGCCGCGGTGATCTTGTTGAAGACGATGATTGCCGAAGGGAAAAGTGCGCAAGCACGAGTTCATGCTTTGTGGGCTCTTCAAGGCCAAGGCGCGCTCGCGAAGGAAACCATTGCCGTGGCGCTCGCCGATAAGCATCCGCGCGTCCGCGAGCAAGCGGTCCTCTTGGCCGAGTCGTTCGTTGCCGTCGATGCCGATATCCGTTCGCAAGTGGCGGCGAATGCCCGCCACGAAGACGGCCGCCTGCGCTTTCAAACGGCATTGACGCTCGGTGCGGTCGGTTCGCCCGACGAAGCCACGCTCGAAGCGCTGGCCGATATCATCGAACGAGCCGATGATGTAGCGTGGACGAGGCTCGCCGTAGGAACCGCGGCACCGAAGGACGCCGCCAGATTGTTGGCGATCGTCATCGGTCGTACGAAACCGACCGATCCGGCCGAGGCAATGAAGCGTCGGTCGCTATTGCGGGAGTTGGCCGTGGCCGCGGGGCCGCAGATCGATCAAACCTCGGGCAAGGTGGTGCGTCAAGCGCTTACGCCCTGGGAGACCAGTGAAGAAGGCCAAGAGTTGCTGCTTGCCGTAGCGAGCGGGCTCGCGAAACGATTAGCCGTGGTCTTCGACGAAGCAAAAGTCGACGCGCTGCGTAAAGAAGCCTTCAGCCTCGTCGTGAATTCGAAAGTCGAAAAAGAACAGCGACTCGATGCGTTCACGATTCTCACGGCGATCGCGGCGCACCCTTCCGAGTCGCCGGCGGCGAGCATCGCCGATGCGGAAGCGGTGCTAAAAGTCGTGAGCAGCGACCCGGACGGCGAGATTCGCGCCAAAGGACTAGCGTATCTCTCGTCTCGGCCGATGCCTCAGATCTCGACAATGCTCATTGCGATGCTTCCGAAACAATCTCCGGCGATGCGCGGCCAGATCTTCGACGTGTTGCTCAGCCGCTCGGAGCGTGTCGCGGCCTTGCTCGATGCGATGGATCAGGGAAAGATCAAGCCGAAGGATCTCGATCAGGCCCGCGCGTCGCGATTGCTGAAGAGCACCGATCCGAAAATCAAAGCACGCGCCGAGAAGTTGCTTGCGTCGTCGATGCCGGCCGATCGAATGAAGGCGCTCGAAGACTATCGCCAAGTTCTCGCGCTGCAGGCCGATGCTCGGCGCGGCAAGGAAATTTTTCGCAAGACTTGCGCGACATGCCATAAGATCGGCGACGTCGGGGTCGACGTCGGCCCAAGCATCGCCGATCTCCGGACAAAGACGCTTGAGCAGGTGCTCGTCGACGTGATTCAGCCGAACAAGGCGATCGACAACAACTTCGTGAGCTATACGGTCGTCACCGACGACGGCTTGCAGTTCGTCGGCATCATTGCGGCGGAAACTCCCGGCTCGGTGACGCTGAAACTTCCCGACGGCAAGCAGCAGAGCGTGTTGAAATCGGCGATCGACACGATGGAATCCAACGGCGTTTCGCTGATGCCCGAAGGTCTTGAACGGAATTTGCCGCATCAAGACATGGCCGACGTCATTTCGTTCGTCAAGAATTGGCGCTACCTCGACGGCTCGGTCCCCGATGCTCCCGGCAGCAAGCCCGCCAAGTGA
- a CDS encoding PSD1 and planctomycete cytochrome C domain-containing protein, translating to MRNFSPQLVARLALLCAWSSAGIGNSSASAAAPVVATKFSAEQIEYFEKQVRPLLAKHCVECHGPKQQEAGLRLDTRKAILTGVEGHPAAVPGDPGRSPIIAATKYDGDVQMPPDGKLPADQLAALTTWVKMGLPWPEEDATALKSGASPIGESVPKGPASTKTMSAKTMWSGSMDDRVRRALSEHWAFQPVRRAALPPAAPKPWNDNPIDRFVAAKLSSAGLSPSPPADKRTLLRRAYFDLIGLPPTMEEIEAFERDASPNAYERTIDRLLASPRYGERWARHWLDVARYGDTKGYTFGAERRFPFSYTYRDYVIRAFNDDLPYDRFIVEQIAADKLPRQDGDAALAAMGFLTCGRQFTAVHDTVDDQIDVVMRGFLGLTVVCARCHDHKFDPLPQEDYYSLYGVFRSSLAPASYPLLGEPKPSPEYEAYKKELAKLTTERDTYVAEHQAKLIDELRTHVSDYLAKIVLDRLDNSSSKEKDFLFDAGDPRPVVIRRWRDLLTATKKKPDPVFDAWNKFDALKETEFAERAPSVVAELLKDRSDKNAAVSNRLVREAFRKQTPKSMLDVAETYGALLESVYGDWKKSQDPKSMKPGEKAPDRLEDHAAEELRQVLFDASSPTTLGMDESRQVFDRKVRGEVDARQRKVEALTVTSPGAPPRAMSLVDSKPAFNPAVFVRGDPARRGSEVPRRNLRLLGGEDRKPFADGSGRLELAQAIASADNPLTARVMVNRIWLQHFGQGLVETPSDFGVRTSPPTHPELLDYLAASFMEEGWSIKRLHRLMMTSQTYRQSSDVPMSVPAASGNPLQVDPENRLLWRMNRRRLELEAMRDSLLQIAGRLDTTEFGRPIEIWNKPYSTRRTIYGYIDRQDLPGIFGVFDFANPDVTIDQRPRTTVPQQALFAMNSPFVQEQTRKLVARAEVAGKKDAAQRIAALFRIALGRLPTAEETSRFVRFIEGSTTIEPPKSHWQYGIGDADLVKGRVIGFAPMAHWTGSAWQPSAAYPDAKFGHAIFRVNSGHTGNNLKQAAVARWTSPQDGVVLFDGELKHKTKEGDGVALHLISSRAGKLGTWRVHNGSTKTGVERVEIRKGDQLDLVLDSLGTVDHDSFEWSPSFTLLGGAKPTTWNYQKEFGGPLPTMMNPWELAAQVLLMSNEFMFVD from the coding sequence ATGAGAAACTTTTCGCCGCAACTTGTCGCTCGTTTAGCGCTGCTCTGCGCATGGTCGTCGGCAGGCATCGGCAACTCGTCGGCGTCGGCCGCTGCGCCCGTAGTTGCGACCAAGTTCTCCGCCGAGCAGATCGAATATTTCGAGAAGCAGGTTCGTCCGCTGTTGGCGAAGCATTGCGTCGAATGCCACGGTCCGAAGCAGCAAGAGGCGGGCTTGCGTCTCGATACTCGTAAGGCGATTCTTACCGGAGTCGAAGGGCATCCGGCAGCCGTACCGGGCGACCCCGGCCGGAGCCCGATCATCGCCGCGACGAAATACGACGGCGACGTGCAGATGCCACCCGACGGCAAACTACCGGCCGACCAACTCGCCGCTCTCACGACCTGGGTAAAGATGGGCTTGCCGTGGCCGGAGGAAGACGCGACGGCTTTGAAGAGCGGCGCCTCGCCGATCGGCGAGAGCGTACCGAAAGGGCCGGCATCGACGAAGACGATGTCGGCGAAGACGATGTGGAGCGGTTCGATGGACGACCGCGTTCGCCGGGCGCTGTCGGAACATTGGGCTTTTCAACCGGTTCGCCGTGCGGCACTTCCGCCGGCCGCTCCGAAGCCGTGGAACGACAACCCGATCGATCGCTTTGTAGCGGCGAAGCTTAGTTCCGCGGGCTTGAGCCCCTCTCCCCCTGCCGACAAACGGACGCTCTTGCGCCGCGCCTATTTCGACCTGATCGGCTTACCGCCGACGATGGAAGAGATCGAAGCGTTCGAGCGCGACGCTTCGCCGAATGCGTATGAACGAACGATCGATCGTCTGCTCGCTTCGCCCCGCTACGGCGAGCGCTGGGCCCGGCATTGGCTCGATGTGGCGCGCTACGGCGACACGAAGGGTTACACGTTCGGCGCGGAACGTCGCTTTCCGTTTTCTTATACCTATCGCGACTATGTCATCCGCGCCTTCAATGATGACTTGCCTTACGACCGTTTCATCGTCGAGCAAATCGCCGCCGATAAGCTGCCGCGCCAAGATGGAGATGCCGCGCTCGCCGCGATGGGCTTCCTCACCTGCGGACGTCAGTTCACGGCAGTTCACGATACGGTGGACGATCAGATCGATGTCGTGATGCGTGGGTTCCTCGGGCTCACCGTCGTTTGCGCCCGCTGTCACGATCACAAATTCGATCCTTTGCCGCAGGAAGACTATTACTCGCTCTACGGTGTGTTTCGCAGTTCCCTCGCGCCGGCATCGTATCCGCTCTTGGGCGAGCCGAAACCGTCGCCGGAATATGAGGCCTATAAGAAAGAGCTCGCGAAACTAACTACCGAACGCGACACATACGTGGCCGAGCATCAAGCGAAGCTTATCGACGAGCTGCGAACGCATGTCTCCGATTACTTGGCGAAGATCGTGCTGGATCGGCTCGATAATTCTTCATCGAAGGAAAAGGATTTTCTGTTTGATGCCGGCGATCCGCGGCCGGTCGTCATTCGTCGATGGCGCGATCTATTAACGGCAACGAAGAAGAAGCCGGATCCGGTTTTCGATGCTTGGAACAAATTCGATGCACTGAAGGAAACGGAATTCGCCGAACGCGCGCCCAGCGTCGTAGCGGAGTTGTTGAAAGACCGATCGGACAAGAATGCCGCAGTATCGAATCGACTGGTGCGCGAAGCGTTTCGAAAACAGACGCCGAAGTCGATGCTCGATGTTGCGGAAACTTATGGAGCGTTGCTTGAAAGCGTCTACGGCGATTGGAAGAAATCGCAAGACCCGAAGAGCATGAAGCCCGGCGAGAAAGCGCCCGACCGGCTTGAGGATCATGCAGCGGAGGAACTGCGGCAAGTGCTGTTCGATGCGTCATCGCCGACGACGCTCGGCATGGATGAATCGCGGCAGGTGTTCGATCGAAAGGTGCGCGGCGAAGTCGACGCGCGCCAACGCAAGGTCGAAGCTCTTACGGTCACGTCGCCCGGCGCACCCCCGCGCGCGATGTCGCTCGTCGACTCGAAGCCGGCGTTTAATCCCGCGGTGTTCGTTCGAGGCGATCCCGCTCGGCGCGGAAGCGAAGTTCCGCGAAGGAACCTTCGTTTGCTCGGTGGAGAAGATCGCAAGCCGTTTGCCGACGGCAGCGGCCGGCTCGAACTCGCGCAGGCCATCGCTAGCGCCGACAATCCGCTGACGGCACGCGTGATGGTGAATCGGATCTGGTTGCAGCATTTCGGCCAAGGCTTGGTCGAAACGCCGAGCGACTTCGGTGTTCGCACCTCGCCGCCGACGCACCCCGAGTTGCTCGATTATTTAGCCGCGTCGTTTATGGAGGAAGGGTGGTCGATCAAGCGACTGCATCGCTTGATGATGACGTCGCAAACTTATCGACAATCGAGCGACGTGCCGATGAGCGTTCCCGCCGCGAGCGGTAATCCGCTACAAGTCGATCCGGAGAATCGCTTGTTGTGGCGCATGAATCGTCGTCGGCTGGAACTGGAAGCGATGCGCGATTCGCTGCTGCAGATCGCCGGACGCTTAGACACGACGGAATTCGGCCGGCCGATCGAAATCTGGAACAAGCCTTATTCGACGCGCCGCACGATCTACGGCTACATCGATCGCCAAGACCTGCCCGGCATCTTCGGCGTGTTCGACTTCGCGAATCCCGACGTCACGATCGACCAACGTCCGCGCACCACCGTGCCGCAGCAAGCCTTGTTTGCGATGAACTCGCCGTTCGTGCAAGAGCAGACGCGCAAGCTCGTCGCTCGGGCCGAAGTGGCGGGAAAGAAAGATGCAGCGCAACGCATCGCGGCCTTGTTCCGCATCGCTCTCGGTCGGCTGCCGACCGCCGAGGAAACCTCACGGTTCGTGCGGTTCATCGAGGGCTCTACGACGATCGAGCCGCCGAAATCGCATTGGCAATACGGCATCGGCGACGCCGATCTCGTGAAAGGCCGCGTGATTGGTTTCGCGCCGATGGCGCATTGGACCGGCTCCGCTTGGCAGCCGAGTGCGGCGTATCCGGATGCGAAATTCGGTCACGCGATCTTCCGCGTCAACTCGGGCCACACCGGCAACAACTTAAAGCAAGCGGCTGTGGCCCGCTGGACCTCGCCGCAAGACGGCGTCGTGTTGTTCGACGGTGAACTCAAGCACAAGACGAAAGAGGGGGATGGCGTAGCTCTGCACTTAATCTCGTCGCGTGCGGGCAAGCTCGGCACTTGGCGAGTGCATAATGGCTCGACGAAGACCGGCGTGGAGCGCGTCGAAATTCGGAAGGGAGATCAACTCGATCTCGTTCTCGATTCCCTCGGCACTGTCGACCACGACAGTTTCGAGTGGTCCCCTTCCTTCACGCTGCTCGGTGGGGCGAAGCCGACGACATGGAATTATCAAAAAGAGTTCGGCGGCCCACTGCCGACGATGATGAACCCCTGGGAACTTGCGGCGCAAGTGTTGTTGATGAGCAACGAGTTTATGTTTGTCGATTGA
- a CDS encoding PSD1 and planctomycete cytochrome C domain-containing protein encodes MSIDAAEGAKSEEKKLAPEQIAFFENQVRPILIGKCYECHSQEAKILQGGLLLDSKPGWMKGGDSGVAVVPGKPEESLLVRAVRYEKNEHVQMPPKGKMSDAEIGVLVEWVKRGAPDPRVEAPLAAKKRTIDVEAGKKHWAFLPLAEPKPPTIAGDSWSRTPVDAFIRRELDRVKLRPNDVAERRTLVRRAYFDLLGLPPKPEEVDAFVNDKSADAYEKLIDKLLANPHFGERWGRHWLDLARFAESHGFEQDYDRPNAYHYRDFVIRAFNQDLPYDKFVKWQIAGDEYEPDNPLALMATGFLAAGVHATQITANQAEKERYDELDDMARTIGTTMLGITIGCARCHDHKFDPFTQADYFRMVSTFTTTVRSDYDVNLDPAGYRKQLAAWEPPHRPLAEALAQYERNTLAPKFDAWLTERSAPGGAPTWIVATPTKTTAPEPIKFTTLEDGSVQARGSQFFGVKYAVTLETAHRDIRALRLEALADDGLPGGGPGMGLNGSVKVKLQINAAPKQTGTAVDGVIVSRTVEIPPTKGSVAGSNAQSTVAANPESWEITGEGRDVAAVFELKEPLGFDGGTKLNITLDLAGNNQGLGRFRLALATGAGPHPLAGSEISEAAQTALRKLTAERNTKPSSAERDVLFAWFRTQDPEWIRLHRIVAASELKRPKPQVAKMLISSEGVPAVRLHTQGPDFYEKTFVVRRGDPNQKVEEARPGFVSVLVRGKEDERWRSKPPAEVKTSYRRRGLAEWMTDVDSGAGHLLARVIVNRLWYYHMGTGLTANPSDFGVQSAKPMHAELLDYLARELIRNDWRLKPMHKLIMTSAVYMQTSASDAARTKADPENSLFWHKPLRRLEGEIVRDAIMAVAGTLDETMFGPGTLAADQPRRSIYFFVKRSKLVPMMSLFDGPDTLQDLAVRPETTVAPQALMLMNNEILRRYADAFAKKIMPISPGDIEQGIDTGYRRAIGRSPSEEELRDSKEFVAAQIAAYRGEGKAAASEALAWSDFCQVLFGLNEFVFVE; translated from the coding sequence GTGTCGATAGATGCTGCCGAGGGTGCGAAGTCGGAAGAGAAGAAACTTGCGCCCGAGCAGATCGCGTTCTTCGAGAATCAAGTCCGGCCGATTCTGATCGGCAAGTGCTATGAATGCCATTCGCAGGAAGCAAAGATTCTCCAAGGGGGACTGCTGCTCGATAGCAAGCCGGGTTGGATGAAGGGGGGCGATTCCGGTGTTGCCGTCGTGCCCGGCAAGCCCGAGGAGAGTTTGCTCGTGCGCGCGGTGCGGTACGAAAAGAACGAGCATGTGCAGATGCCGCCGAAGGGGAAGATGAGCGATGCCGAAATCGGCGTGCTTGTCGAATGGGTCAAACGAGGCGCGCCGGACCCGCGCGTGGAAGCCCCGCTAGCGGCGAAGAAACGGACGATCGACGTCGAAGCCGGCAAAAAACATTGGGCCTTCTTGCCGCTTGCCGAGCCGAAACCGCCGACTATCGCCGGCGACTCATGGTCGCGCACTCCCGTCGATGCGTTCATTCGCCGCGAACTCGATCGGGTGAAGCTACGGCCGAACGATGTTGCCGAACGGCGCACGTTGGTGCGTCGCGCCTATTTCGATTTGCTCGGCCTGCCGCCGAAACCGGAAGAAGTCGACGCATTCGTCAACGACAAGTCGGCCGATGCGTATGAGAAGCTCATCGATAAGTTGCTCGCGAATCCCCATTTCGGCGAACGTTGGGGGCGCCATTGGCTCGATCTTGCGCGGTTCGCCGAGAGCCACGGATTCGAGCAAGACTACGATCGGCCGAATGCGTATCACTATCGCGATTTCGTGATTCGCGCCTTCAACCAAGATTTGCCGTACGACAAGTTCGTGAAGTGGCAGATCGCCGGAGATGAGTACGAGCCCGATAATCCGCTCGCTCTCATGGCGACCGGATTTCTTGCGGCCGGCGTGCATGCGACGCAGATCACGGCGAACCAAGCCGAAAAAGAACGCTACGACGAGCTCGACGATATGGCGCGCACGATCGGCACGACGATGCTCGGCATCACGATCGGCTGCGCGCGGTGCCACGATCATAAGTTCGATCCGTTTACGCAAGCCGATTACTTCCGCATGGTCTCGACCTTCACGACGACCGTGCGCAGCGACTACGACGTAAACCTCGATCCGGCGGGTTACCGGAAACAACTCGCGGCGTGGGAACCGCCGCATCGGCCGCTCGCCGAGGCTTTAGCGCAATATGAGCGCAATACGCTCGCGCCGAAGTTCGATGCCTGGCTGACGGAACGCAGCGCGCCGGGAGGCGCGCCGACTTGGATCGTCGCAACGCCGACGAAGACGACCGCGCCGGAGCCTATTAAGTTCACGACGCTCGAAGATGGTTCCGTGCAGGCGCGTGGGTCGCAGTTCTTCGGCGTGAAATACGCCGTTACTCTCGAGACCGCACATCGCGATATTCGTGCTCTTCGTCTTGAGGCTTTGGCCGACGATGGTTTGCCTGGCGGCGGACCGGGCATGGGACTGAACGGCTCAGTGAAGGTGAAGCTGCAGATCAATGCGGCTCCGAAGCAAACAGGCACGGCGGTCGACGGAGTGATCGTCAGTCGCACGGTCGAGATTCCGCCGACGAAGGGATCGGTTGCTGGTTCGAATGCGCAGTCGACCGTCGCGGCAAATCCGGAGTCGTGGGAGATCACGGGCGAAGGGCGCGACGTCGCAGCGGTGTTCGAGCTAAAGGAACCGCTCGGGTTCGACGGTGGAACGAAGCTTAACATCACGCTCGATCTTGCGGGAAACAATCAAGGACTCGGCCGCTTTCGCCTCGCCCTAGCAACGGGTGCTGGGCCGCATCCTCTTGCCGGAAGCGAAATTTCGGAAGCAGCGCAAACTGCGTTGCGCAAATTGACGGCCGAAAGAAACACGAAGCCGTCGTCGGCCGAGCGCGATGTGTTGTTCGCCTGGTTTCGGACGCAAGATCCCGAGTGGATTCGCTTGCATCGAATCGTCGCCGCAAGCGAATTGAAGCGACCTAAGCCGCAAGTTGCGAAGATGCTGATCAGCAGCGAAGGAGTGCCGGCCGTTCGATTGCATACTCAGGGGCCGGACTTCTACGAGAAGACATTCGTAGTGCGCCGCGGAGATCCGAATCAAAAGGTCGAAGAGGCCCGGCCCGGCTTCGTGAGCGTGTTGGTGCGAGGGAAAGAGGATGAGCGCTGGCGGTCGAAGCCGCCGGCCGAAGTGAAGACTTCGTATCGTCGTCGAGGGCTGGCCGAGTGGATGACGGACGTCGATTCCGGGGCCGGTCATCTGCTTGCACGTGTGATCGTGAATCGCCTTTGGTATTACCACATGGGAACGGGGCTTACGGCGAACCCGAGCGACTTCGGTGTGCAGAGCGCGAAGCCGATGCATGCGGAGCTATTGGATTACTTGGCGCGCGAGCTGATTCGCAACGACTGGCGATTGAAGCCGATGCATAAGCTGATCATGACCAGCGCCGTGTACATGCAAACCAGCGCTAGCGATGCCGCCCGCACGAAAGCCGATCCCGAAAATAGCCTGTTCTGGCATAAGCCGCTTCGAAGGTTGGAAGGGGAGATCGTGCGCGACGCGATCATGGCCGTCGCCGGTACGCTGGATGAAACGATGTTCGGACCCGGCACGCTGGCGGCCGATCAACCGCGGCGGAGCATTTACTTTTTCGTGAAGCGGAGCAAGCTCGTGCCGATGATGAGTTTGTTCGATGGGCCCGATACGCTGCAGGATTTGGCGGTGCGGCCGGAGACGACCGTTGCCCCGCAGGCGCTGATGCTGATGAACAATGAAATTCTGCGACGATACGCAGATGCGTTTGCCAAGAAGATCATGCCGATATCTCCCGGCGATATCGAACAAGGGATCGACACCGGCTATCGTCGGGCGATCGGTCGGAGTCCGTCGGAGGAAGAATTGCGCGACTCAAAGGAGTTCGTCGCGGCGCAGATCGCGGCTTACCGCGGCGAAGGGAAAGCCGCGGCATCGGAAGCGTTGGCGTGGTCCGATTTCTGCCAGGTGTTGTTCGGGTTGAATGAGTTCGTATTCGTGGAGTGA